The following is a genomic window from Bosea sp. RAC05.
AGTACCGCCCGCTCGTCACCGGCGAATCCTCCTCCCGCATCGACTGGCGCCGCTCGGCCCGCGACGGCCATCTCTTCGTCCGCGAACGCGAATGGGAGGCTTCGCACGCGATCTGGCTCTGGATCGACCGCTCGGCCTCGATGGGCTTCGCCTCCAGCCTCGCGCTGGCCTCGAAGGTCGATCGCGCCCTGATCGCCGGCTTCGCCCTCGCCGAAACCCTCGTCGATGGCGGCGAGCGCGTCGGCCATCTCGGGCTGACGCGGGCGCTGGCCTCGCGCCGCATCGTCGAGACCCTGGCCCAGGCCATCCTGGCCGATGCCAAGGGAGCCGATCTCGACCTGCCGCCCGACGGACCGCTGCCGCGCCTGGCCGATGCGATCATCATCACGGACGGGCTCTCGCCGGCTGATTCGCTCGCCCGCCGCATCGCCACCCTCGCCTCCTCCGGCGCCCGCGGCCACGTCCTGCTGATCGCCGACCCGATCGAGGAAACCTTTCCCTTCACCGGCCAGGCCGAGCTCTTCGATCTCGAGGATGGGCTCTCGCTGCGCGTCGGCGATGCCGGCTCCTGGGGGGCGGAATACCGCCAGCGTCTGGAAGCCCATCGCGATGCGATCCGGGAGGCCTGCCGCAAGGCCGGCTGGACGCTGACGCTGCACCGCACCGACCGGCCTGCCAGCGAAGGCGTGCTGCGGATCGCGAGCCTCGTCGCGGCGTCGCGCGGAAGCGGGAGATAGCCGGTGCTGAACGCGCTCCCCCTCGCCTTCTCCGCCCCGCTCGCGCTGGCCGCGCTCGCGCTGCTGCCCGCGCTCTGGCTGATCCTGCGAGTCACGCCGCCGCGGCCGCGCCGGATCGACTTTCCGCCGCTCAAGATCATGGCCGACCTCGTCGCCAAGCGCGAGATGCCGGCCCATACGCCCTGGTGGCTGCTGGCGCTGCGCATGCTGGTCGCGGCGTTGGCGATCTTCGCCGTGGCCGGCCCGGTCTGGAACCCGACCCGCGAGGCCGGGCCGCTGCAGGGCCCGATGCTGCTGCTGGTCGACAACGGCTTCGGCGCCGCGGCCGACTGGCCCGAGCGCCTGCTGGTCGCCGAATCCCGCGTCGCCGCCGCCGCCCGCGAAGGCCGCCCGGTCGCCCTCGTCGGCCTGGCGGAAAACCCGGCCGAGATCGCACTGTCGGAGCCGCGCGCCGCCCTCGACCGTCTGCGCGCCTTCGCCCTGCAGCCGCATGCACCCGACCGTGGCGCTCACCTGCCGCGCATCGAGACCTTCCTGCGCACCTCGCCTGAGGCCGAAGTCGTCTGGGTGGCCGATGGGCTTTCGGTCTCCGACGACGGCGCCTTCCTCGCCCGGCTGAGGCAGGAGGCCGGCTCGGGGCGCCTCTCGATCCATGCCGGCCCCATCGACCAGCTCGCCTTGACCGCGCCCGAGAATCTCGCCGGGGCGCTGGCCGTGAAGGTGCTGCGGCCGACCGCCAGCGCCGCCGCCAGCGGCCTCGTCCGCGCGCTCGACCTCAAGGGGCTGCCGCTCGGCGATGCGCCTTTCGTCTTCGAGGGCTCCACGCTGCAGACCACCGCCCGCCTGACCCTGCCGATTGAGGTCCGCAACGCCGTCTCCAGGCTCGAGATCGTCGGCGAGCGCAGCGCCGGCGCCGTCGCCCTGCTCGACGACCGGTCCAAGCGCCGCCGCGTCGGCATCGTCTCCGGCGCGACCACCGATACGGCGCAGCCGCTGCTCTCGCCGACCTACTATGTCTCGCGCGCGCTCCAGCCCTTCGCCGAGATCCGGGAACCGCGGCCGGGCTCGACCGACCCGGTCGGCGAACTCCTGGCGCAGAAC
Proteins encoded in this region:
- a CDS encoding DUF58 domain-containing protein, with amino-acid sequence MLRTRVLGSAERQPARPVVTASLDLAARLPRLILEARRVSASLHGIHGRRRAGPGETFWQYRPLVTGESSSRIDWRRSARDGHLFVREREWEASHAIWLWIDRSASMGFASSLALASKVDRALIAGFALAETLVDGGERVGHLGLTRALASRRIVETLAQAILADAKGADLDLPPDGPLPRLADAIIITDGLSPADSLARRIATLASSGARGHVLLIADPIEETFPFTGQAELFDLEDGLSLRVGDAGSWGAEYRQRLEAHRDAIREACRKAGWTLTLHRTDRPASEGVLRIASLVAASRGSGR